A stretch of the Bacillus sp. FJAT-18017 genome encodes the following:
- a CDS encoding phage tail protein — protein sequence MAIVRNFMVRAGADFSGLQKGMQKAQSQVRNFGNSINQSMSKISTVLAGIGVTLGIGSAVKDAMLFETSLNQINRIMGESAGEFNKWAQTTGAAFGYSKLEAVKAGATYGNLLSTFSSGADDTRKKTEELMKATAVVSSATGRTMEDTFERIRSGLLGNTEAIEDLGINVNVAMIESTNAFKQFANGASWQQLNFQTQQQIRYMAILEQATQKYGTTVADSTSVRMGTFVQSLNNVKLALGQAFLPILNVALPVLTVLANKVAAVMGVVAQFVRALIGKKGDIPQQTGVINNQTAAVNNLGAAHENAGKKATNAGKAAKKAAKEAKKASLGVAGFDEINQLADPSSGAASSPDSGGGGAEGIGGSVVGGGIPIPAMDTGQSEGALSKVSNKVKEFADKVKKFFAPLGKVFKQVYKAIKEYLQDKIEYIAKFWKENGKQMGQAWRNLMKILKPVFKWIVKTIWGNIKGAIDGLIDVVLGLLKIFTGVFTGDWKKAWQGAKQLVVGAVKAIWNIANLILIGKVLGGIKAFGPKIVSLFRDSWKSIGKFWDDGLKAISKNTTTSFKNIWIYIKGTFDDWVKSFKTYSGKFWTAITNSFKSVQSWFKTNVTDKITTVFTNAKSGIAKKADDIWATIKGKFMTVYNWFKTNVADKIATSIHNAKTAIAGKAGEVWIAIKNKFTGIYNWFRDNVAYKIRDSIHNAKTSIAGKAGEVWIAIKNKFNGIYNWFRDNVAYKIRDAIGNSKNAIGGKASEIWSTIKGKFTGVYDWFKKNVVDKISSAFDKIRTSFTNGLADGVKTLLNKLIDGINKPIKSLKNFSVPGFGQPFSNLPEIPKLAKGGITNGPTLALIGDNPGGKEVVSPLDKLQDIIAGAVGNAVIQANQGSRSSGTGGDIILQLDGRTFGRIIKPYIDKENQRVGTNVRLKPI from the coding sequence GAGTAACACTTGGTATTGGCTCTGCTGTTAAAGATGCCATGCTTTTTGAAACTAGCTTGAACCAAATTAACAGAATTATGGGCGAGAGTGCTGGTGAATTCAATAAATGGGCACAAACAACAGGGGCGGCTTTTGGCTACTCTAAGCTTGAAGCGGTAAAAGCGGGTGCCACTTATGGCAATTTACTTAGTACCTTTTCTTCTGGAGCAGACGATACCCGAAAGAAAACAGAAGAATTGATGAAGGCTACAGCGGTCGTAAGCTCTGCTACAGGCCGAACTATGGAAGATACATTCGAGCGCATCCGAAGCGGTTTGCTAGGCAATACGGAGGCTATTGAGGACTTAGGTATTAATGTGAACGTAGCAATGATTGAATCCACCAATGCCTTCAAACAGTTTGCCAACGGAGCATCCTGGCAGCAGTTAAATTTCCAAACCCAACAGCAAATTAGGTATATGGCCATACTCGAACAAGCTACTCAAAAATACGGTACAACTGTTGCTGATAGTACATCCGTCCGAATGGGTACTTTTGTCCAATCGCTAAACAACGTTAAATTGGCATTAGGCCAAGCATTTCTCCCAATATTAAACGTAGCCTTACCAGTATTAACTGTTTTGGCAAATAAAGTGGCAGCCGTAATGGGTGTAGTTGCACAATTTGTTAGAGCTCTAATCGGCAAAAAAGGTGATATACCTCAGCAAACTGGTGTAATAAACAATCAAACTGCTGCCGTTAATAATCTTGGTGCTGCCCATGAAAATGCAGGTAAAAAAGCAACGAACGCTGGAAAAGCTGCAAAGAAAGCGGCAAAGGAAGCTAAGAAAGCTAGTCTAGGTGTAGCTGGCTTCGACGAAATCAACCAATTAGCTGATCCTTCAAGCGGTGCGGCATCTTCTCCTGACAGTGGAGGTGGTGGAGCAGAGGGAATCGGTGGTTCTGTCGTTGGAGGAGGTATCCCGATACCTGCTATGGATACCGGTCAATCAGAAGGAGCGCTGTCAAAAGTCAGTAATAAAGTAAAGGAATTTGCGGATAAGGTGAAAAAGTTCTTTGCTCCTTTAGGCAAAGTCTTCAAACAAGTTTATAAAGCAATTAAAGAATATCTCCAAGACAAGATTGAATATATCGCTAAGTTTTGGAAGGAAAACGGCAAGCAAATGGGCCAAGCATGGCGAAACCTTATGAAGATTCTTAAACCGGTTTTCAAATGGATTGTAAAAACAATTTGGGGCAATATCAAAGGGGCCATTGACGGCCTAATTGACGTTGTTCTTGGTTTGCTCAAAATTTTCACAGGAGTCTTTACCGGCGATTGGAAAAAGGCCTGGCAAGGCGCAAAGCAGCTTGTAGTAGGCGCCGTCAAGGCGATCTGGAATATTGCAAACCTTATCTTAATCGGAAAAGTCCTAGGTGGAATTAAAGCATTCGGCCCTAAAATTGTTTCTTTGTTTAGAGACTCCTGGAAAAGCATAGGCAAGTTTTGGGATGACGGATTAAAAGCTATAAGCAAGAACACCACGACGTCTTTTAAAAATATATGGATTTACATCAAGGGTACATTCGATGATTGGGTTAAATCCTTCAAGACCTATTCGGGGAAATTTTGGACTGCAATCACGAACAGTTTCAAATCAGTCCAATCCTGGTTCAAAACTAATGTGACTGACAAAATTACCACAGTCTTTACTAATGCAAAAAGTGGTATTGCCAAAAAAGCTGATGATATTTGGGCTACAATCAAAGGCAAATTTATGACAGTTTATAACTGGTTTAAAACAAACGTTGCTGATAAGATAGCCACTTCTATTCATAATGCCAAAACAGCAATAGCTGGTAAGGCGGGGGAAGTTTGGATTGCAATAAAAAATAAGTTTACCGGAATATATAACTGGTTCAGAGACAATGTAGCTTACAAAATCCGGGACTCCATTCATAATGCAAAGACATCAATTGCAGGCAAGGCTGGAGAAGTATGGATAGCAATAAAAAATAAGTTTAACGGAATATACAACTGGTTTAGGGACAACGTAGCTTACAAAATTCGTGATGCAATCGGTAATTCCAAGAATGCAATAGGCGGGAAAGCCTCTGAAATCTGGTCTACCATTAAAGGCAAATTTACTGGGGTTTACGACTGGTTTAAAAAGAATGTCGTTGATAAGATTTCTTCTGCCTTTGACAAAATTCGAACCAGCTTTACTAACGGCCTTGCTGATGGTGTGAAAACACTTTTGAACAAACTTATTGACGGAATCAATAAACCAATCAAAAGCCTGAAAAACTTCTCTGTGCCGGGATTTGGCCAACCATTTAGCAATCTCCCTGAAATTCCGAAGCTTGCTAAAGGCGGCATCACAAACGGCCCGACACTTGCTCTAATCGGTGATAACCCAGGCGGTAAAGAGGTCGTATCGCCACTCGATAAGCTGCAGGATATCATTGCAGGGGCGGTCGGTAACGCTGTTATTCAAGCCAACCAGGGTAGCAGATCCAGCGGCACTGGTGGTGATATTATTTTGCAACTTGATGGCAGGACATTCGGACGCATTATCAAGCCGTATATTGACAAAGAAAACCAACGGGTTGGAACGAATGTAAGGTTGAAACCGATTTAG